Within the Aspergillus luchuensis IFO 4308 DNA, chromosome 5, nearly complete sequence genome, the region gacgagaCAAGACACCGAGTATAAGAACGGTGACCGTTCCTGCAACGAAGGGGATAGCAATGGTATGAAGCTACCGTACTTCGACTGGGAGCAGAACGTGGCGCCGGTGCCCCAGGGAGCTCATAGTCTCAAGAGGTTTACGCAGCGGGCGGCGGCTATGGACGTGGTCTTTGGCCATCGAGGCGCTACACCTGAAAATGCTTCCTGGCTTACGTCGCACATGATATTTATGCTACCCCTGGTAAAAGCTGTCACCAAGGTTACCAACATTACAAAGAACCTTCAGAACAGCCATCTGTCTCGCCAGACACGTGGGTTGACAGAGATGGAGGTGGCCGAGGTTGAAACGGCACGCAAATTGGTTTCTATTGTGAATAAGAATCGGGCCCGAGAAATGGAAAAGATTCGCCGGTTGATGAAAACGATCGAGGGATATGCGTCAGTACTCAGAGAGCGCGCTGAAGCACTGGAGAGACTGAGGCACACCTCGACTATGCAGCGACGATGAAAGTATACTGTGGGATCTATTTTCTATAGATCAGGCAGGAGAAACCCAGACAAGGGAGAATAGGTCAAGGGGTTGTGAGAAACATCTCCAAGGCACGCGACCTCGTATAGAGGGCCTTTTGCAGACGGAACCCGCAGACTTGCACTTGTTACCTTTTGCATGTGCTTATCAGGATACGAAGGGAAAGCAACGAACATAGGAAGTTATAGTACCATAGTAGTATTTAGCACCCGCTAACTAGTTACGACTCCACAGCAAATATGAAATTGGGGCATGAGCTCCCCATCTCGTCTTCTTTGACTCCTTAGATGTCCCTCTGTCTCATCGATATGTTTATAACTACTTAATACGTTGGGAGACAATCCGACAAAGGCAAAGCTCGAATCCACAGGCAACCTCTACCGAAGAAACCAACTATGGTCCAATTGGTTCTTGTGAAAATACTCCAACTTGGCAGCATTAGGCAGCTGCTGAACCTAGTACCTACCTAGGTAGTAGGACTATACTGCCATGCTAAGCCCCGATTATAATATCACGCTAGAGGAGAAAAACTTAGGGGGGGAAGGTATTCCGGAATGAGTCCCAAAGTAGTCCCCCACCCACGCACTTCCGAGAATCCCGAGGCTgaatgagtgagtgagttcTTCGAACGAACCGGAAGCGAAGCGAAAGGAAGTGTGAAGAACAGGAGGagttttcttcctttctttctttctttccccttatCCTAGGCAGCCAAGATCGAGTGGATCTATCTAGTATGTAGTATCTACTAATGACCATTGGCATTTAGGTATTGTTGTGAATGGATTTGGAAACGAACTGTttgttaataataataaaatagaataaattaaattttagtTACTTGGTGATATGATGGGTAGGGGGTTCGCGATTGACTaggcagcaagcaagcaagcatacCTTACCCGAGAAAGAGCCAGCCCACTTGCTTTGGTTGGCCGAGCGAGCGAGAGAGCGAGTCAGTCAGATAgtgcaggcaggcaggcaggcaggcagatggatggttggagAATGTGTGTAGTTAGTAAGTTAGTTATTTAGGGCATTCCGGATGGATCATGGATGACCTCATAGGCATCATTAGTATTGTCGCATAGTTAGTACTACGTACATACATGGATGCCATTTCATTTAATTGATCCTGATCCTGGGAGAGCgggatgagatgggatgggatgggattatGAGGAGAGGGGTAGAGTAGACTAGGACTGGGACTGGACTCTCAGCTCTCAATGTGCATGCATGtaatgaatgaatgcatgAATGAACCCTTTTTCTTGAAGGGAACAGATTTCATTGCTACTTACTTATTACATTAACGAATAGATTGTCGGCTGACTGAGTATACTATTCGGCCTGTGGTTGGTTGCACATGGTATGGtaactaagtaagtaggtgGTAAACcaacagacagagagagagagagagagagagagagagagagagagagtgtgtgtgtgtgtgtgcctcCTACTGTGTAAGTatgtagtacgtagtagaaaTGATGCATTCAGACTATCCCTAAAAGAGAAGATCGCGGATGTTTGGAATGCGGGTTCGTCGTGGGTGATCAGGGATGGGCATCACTGATGTCATTGCATATTTTTTCTCTActacccatccatccatcccttcgGTCCAtgggaaaaaagggaactaactacgtactagggaaggggggaaaggaaaaaggttGAACAAATTCCTCAACCCCACCTCCTTTGGAAAGACATCATAGTTTAGGTAGTTTAGTTGAGAGAGGAAATTGGCAAGCAGCAAATGCGAAACAATAGTCAAATTCTACGAAGTGACGGAGTAGGTAGTGCTGCTATCTTGACTACTTGGGATTTACTGGCCGCTTGGGCCCCTCGGGTTGGTGccgggttggttggttgattaGTGGTAGACActaaagtagtaagtactgaTGGTGGCTCTAAAAACCAGGGATCAATTTCAGTCCAAGTTAGTTGTTAGTTCAACCACTTTCTAACTAgtgaaaaagggaaaaggaagtgTCAGCTTGGGGTTGATTCCACATGGGaagtaattaaaaaagcCGCCACCGAGGGtcttgttctttctttctttctttttttttcttttccaattaGGGTAGACTGCGACCCATCACAAGCTCTTCTGGGGAGGACGGAATGCTTGGAATTTATTGATTCCCTGCTTCTATTTCTCTGCCTGTTCGCTTGCAGTGAGATAAGCAGTGTCTGACCACTTCATAACTGGAGTAGTGAGGTAGTAGACATATCACACGCCTCCTCTTAACTGTACAGGcgtgtgggtgtgtgtgtaccAAGTGATGAATgaagaatgaaagaaagaaagtgaaaatGGTATGCAATCGATCGCTACCTACGTacattgcatgcatgcatacaaACAGAGACTTTTTCCGCAAGCGAAAGCGAACCCAGAAAAACCAAATCCTACCCACCTAACCCACTGGTGGCAACAGCGGCAATAGCCGACCCAACAACAGCACACGATGAGCTATGAAgactgaagagagagagcccgagagagagaggtgggGGTGTTGAGCGAAAAAGCAACAAACCCAAATGAATTAATTTCGGGGGTTCCATTCAAGGAACGGTGCTCATTGCTCGGAAATCTTCATAGCGGCCACTAGTGGCCCTTGTTCCTTAGCTACGATGGTCGAAAAGAACCCCAAAAGTGCAACCCCGAAAAATCCACTAGTAAGTACTGTctagctaactaactaaccattGGATGGAATTATTTTTGTCGGTCGAACCCCATCGCAacagggggaaggagggaaaatCAGGGACTTTGCTGGCTAAGACGCTAAGTTGGGCAGGCTACTTTAGTACTGTTAGTTTAGTAGATGGCTACTAGTGTGGTGTGCCTGTGAGTTGAGTCGAGTGAGTGTATCAGGGACCACTAGTATTTATCTAGTAGTTACTGAAGGGAAAGTGGATCTCTCCGAGGGACCGCGCTAG harbors:
- a CDS encoding uncharacterized protein (COG:S;~EggNog:ENOG410PYI8) — encoded protein: MERQLPTRGVRVFDSQIAPERHGVKREYEDPVTPFADGTQVSEGFRFLPVPTETDDLQTTCTKLEELAKIVEQGNSLALFTGLKLAAYPSKSDPESVAMSQLTSQELWMYETWKEMKTRQDTEYKNGDRSCNEGDSNGMKLPYFDWEQNVAPVPQGAHSLKRFTQRAAAMDVVFGHRGATPENASWLTSHMIFMLPLVKAVTKVTNITKNLQNSHLSRQTRGLTEMEVAEVETARKLVSIVNKNRAREMEKIRRLMKTIEGYASVLRERAEALERLRHTSTMQRR